Proteins from a single region of Psychrobacter cryohalolentis K5:
- a CDS encoding HlyC/CorC family transporter — protein sequence MSEDAPSPSSWSMRGLKRWLSTAPETRDELIRLVQDSRQFLEPDTVDMLEGVLDLPATQVREIMTPRPQVVGLHESASLAEVMDIILETTHSRYPVFDSQDDDAVIGILLAKDLIPLLVHMVRDEEEKISSKRLRDLVRQPLYISESARSDTLLRSLQRTQVHMAIVVDEFGNFGGVVTMEDLLEEIVGDIVDEHDDFDEDSDINNIVADPEKPNTWRVQASTVIEDCNDELGCHFDDTDVDTMGGLVMQTLGHVGDLEGESVVIDDWQITITDVEGRFIQNLELTKINPEQQILIGSH from the coding sequence ATGTCTGAAGATGCTCCAAGCCCGAGTAGTTGGTCGATGCGCGGCTTAAAACGCTGGCTATCGACCGCCCCCGAAACCCGAGATGAACTGATACGTTTGGTGCAAGACTCGCGCCAATTTCTAGAACCTGACACCGTGGATATGTTAGAAGGTGTGCTTGATTTGCCTGCAACACAAGTGCGTGAAATCATGACACCGCGCCCGCAGGTGGTTGGGCTACACGAAAGCGCCAGCCTCGCTGAAGTCATGGATATCATCCTTGAAACCACCCATTCGCGCTATCCGGTTTTTGATAGCCAAGATGACGATGCGGTCATTGGTATTCTGTTGGCAAAAGATTTGATTCCTCTGTTGGTGCACATGGTGCGCGATGAAGAAGAGAAAATCAGTAGCAAGCGCTTAAGAGATTTGGTGCGTCAGCCACTCTATATCAGTGAAAGTGCACGCTCTGATACTTTGCTGCGCTCATTACAGCGTACCCAAGTTCATATGGCGATTGTTGTCGATGAATTTGGCAATTTTGGTGGTGTGGTCACGATGGAGGATTTGCTTGAGGAAATCGTCGGTGACATCGTCGATGAGCATGATGATTTTGATGAAGACAGTGACATTAATAATATCGTCGCTGACCCTGAAAAGCCCAATACTTGGCGTGTCCAAGCGTCTACCGTGATTGAAGATTGTAACGATGAGCTTGGCTGTCATTTTGATGATACTGATGTCGATACTATGGGTGGCTTGGTCATGCAGACCCTTGGTCATGTCGGAGATTTAGAAGGTGAGAGCGTGGTCATAGACGATTGGCAAATCACTATCACTGATGTCGAAGGGCGTTTTATTCAAAATCTTGAGCTGACTAAAATTAATCCTGAACAACAAATCTTGATTGGCAGCCATTAA
- a CDS encoding DUF4105 domain-containing protein, which yields MSLRAFFSRLFSSHSTGHRSDNGLGNHQLNNEKANSTLNKPSNRKPLKTKPTKPKWRYYLLQFFIALTLLLSAVWLLLAIWYQFGGQSVIAWFTTITVIGLLAALLAIHLRTSMAETLINRLTGIRKVNSKRISAKTVVKSLIATYTAFWLIGLGWFFSIEAEQSRDWMPEVSERVTYRRDPSNPDLITLTNVRNFDWHTDTEATERWETRTIDMSKLSGIDVSNSYWMGPLIAHTLVSFRFEDERPLAFSFEIRKENGESFSALAGFFRRFELSLIAAEERDIIYTRTNARGEQVYFPLAIYSSMKSKHCLSHI from the coding sequence ATGTCGCTACGTGCCTTTTTTTCTCGCCTATTTTCGTCGCACTCAACTGGTCATCGTTCAGACAATGGCTTAGGCAATCATCAGTTAAATAATGAAAAGGCAAATAGCACATTGAATAAACCATCGAATCGTAAGCCACTAAAAACTAAGCCGACCAAACCCAAGTGGCGATATTATTTGCTGCAATTTTTTATTGCGCTAACGCTGTTACTGTCAGCGGTTTGGCTATTGCTAGCGATTTGGTATCAATTCGGTGGTCAATCAGTTATCGCGTGGTTCACAACCATTACTGTCATTGGACTACTGGCAGCACTACTTGCTATTCACTTGCGGACAAGCATGGCTGAGACACTGATAAACAGGCTCACTGGCATAAGGAAAGTGAATAGTAAACGTATTTCTGCAAAGACTGTTGTTAAAAGCCTTATAGCCACTTATACGGCATTTTGGCTAATCGGTCTTGGCTGGTTTTTCTCTATTGAAGCAGAGCAATCACGTGACTGGATGCCAGAAGTCTCTGAAAGAGTCACTTATAGGCGCGATCCTAGCAATCCTGATCTGATTACACTCACCAATGTACGAAATTTTGATTGGCATACCGACACAGAAGCGACAGAGCGCTGGGAGACGCGCACGATTGATATGTCTAAACTATCGGGTATCGATGTGAGTAATTCGTATTGGATGGGACCACTGATTGCTCATACTTTGGTGAGCTTTCGGTTTGAAGATGAGCGCCCGCTTGCCTTTTCATTTGAGATTCGTAAAGAGAATGGCGAATCGTTTTCGGCATTGGCAGGATTTTTTAGACGTTTTGAATTGAGCCTGATTGCCGCTGAAGAGCGCGATATTATATACACACGTACTAACGCGCGCGGCGAGCAAGTCTATTTCCCATTAGCCATCTACAGCAGCATGAAGTCAAAGCATTGTTTGAGTCATATTTGA
- a CDS encoding DUF4105 domain-containing protein, with amino-acid sequence MTAADELNAKPAWYNTLTSNCTNIIFYMARLVSDDRLPWDYRIWVSGWLPNYLYDAGMLDANPENRGQPWSMDTWYERTHINPKVKGFQNSNDIHGSEFSRQIRQSIPIPPLADSQNIAEANAKSAAQASH; translated from the coding sequence TTGACAGCCGCTGATGAGCTCAATGCCAAGCCTGCTTGGTACAACACTTTAACCAGCAACTGTACCAATATTATCTTTTATATGGCGCGTCTGGTCAGTGATGATCGTCTGCCATGGGACTACAGGATTTGGGTCTCTGGTTGGTTGCCCAATTATCTTTATGATGCCGGTATGTTAGACGCCAATCCCGAAAATAGAGGACAACCTTGGTCGATGGATACCTGGTATGAGCGCACCCATATCAATCCAAAGGTTAAAGGATTTCAGAATAGCAACGATATTCATGGCAGCGAATTTTCACGGCAAATTCGACAAAGCATTCCTATTCCGCCATTGGCTGATTCGCAAAATATTGCCGAAGCAAATGCTAAATCTGCCGCTCAAGCTTCACATTGA
- a CDS encoding YcgN family cysteine cluster protein, whose product MTLNLLNNDKSHLRAATDTPLLFEGGSTESLRPQFWSRYTLAKLNPSEWEALCDGCGSCCLIKYIDEDEQGNVDEDLVEYTDVTCQLMDCATGYCTHYSTRQEHVPDCIQLTIDNLPNMMWLPSHCAYKRLYKGQSLPNWHLLLTQNAVATKQQMRAANVGVAGRCVTEIGMDDEEMETRVVNWVKP is encoded by the coding sequence ATGACCCTAAATTTGTTAAATAACGATAAATCCCACTTAAGAGCTGCTACGGACACGCCTTTATTATTTGAAGGTGGCTCGACTGAATCACTGCGCCCGCAGTTTTGGTCACGCTATACGCTAGCAAAATTAAACCCTAGCGAATGGGAAGCCTTATGTGATGGCTGCGGTAGCTGTTGCTTGATTAAATATATTGATGAGGACGAGCAGGGTAATGTTGATGAAGATTTGGTTGAATATACCGATGTAACTTGCCAGCTAATGGACTGTGCGACCGGCTATTGCACGCATTATTCGACACGCCAAGAGCATGTGCCAGATTGCATTCAGCTGACGATTGATAATCTGCCAAATATGATGTGGCTACCGTCGCACTGTGCCTATAAACGCTTATATAAAGGGCAAAGCTTGCCAAATTGGCATTTATTATTGACCCAAAATGCAGTGGCAACCAAGCAACAAATGCGCGCTGCCAATGTCGGCGTAGCAGGGCGCTGCGTGACTGAGATCGGTATGGATGATGAAGAGATGGAAACGCGCGTGGTAAATTGGGTAAAGCCTTAA
- a CDS encoding dienelactone hydrolase family protein, whose protein sequence is MSIKTFELISTTENGIQLISYVALPENATDDNPVAGILVAPEWWGVVEHPKNVTERLAKAGYAAVAMDVYGEGKLTSDAAQANLWMEQVLADQDMLMARCRLILNDFSDQLAVDSDKLGAIGYCFGGKIVLDMAREGMPLKAVATFHGNPSPKQPANEQFTAKVLVAHGRDDSMVSMDAIEGLKSELDAANVDYTIDVYDGAKHGFTNPNADERAAKNDVDLGYNETAAKQSWDNMLEFMKDNLA, encoded by the coding sequence ATGTCAATTAAGACGTTTGAATTAATCAGTACCACTGAAAATGGTATTCAATTGATTAGCTATGTCGCATTACCAGAAAATGCGACAGATGATAATCCTGTCGCTGGCATTTTGGTCGCGCCCGAATGGTGGGGCGTAGTCGAGCATCCAAAGAATGTCACTGAACGCTTAGCAAAAGCAGGCTACGCCGCGGTCGCTATGGACGTATACGGTGAAGGTAAACTGACTTCTGATGCTGCACAAGCAAATCTGTGGATGGAGCAAGTATTAGCCGATCAAGATATGCTGATGGCGCGCTGCCGTTTGATTCTCAATGACTTTAGTGATCAACTAGCCGTTGATAGCGATAAGTTAGGTGCAATTGGCTATTGCTTTGGTGGCAAAATCGTCCTTGATATGGCGCGCGAAGGTATGCCCTTAAAAGCAGTCGCTACTTTCCACGGCAACCCATCACCGAAGCAGCCTGCCAATGAGCAGTTCACTGCTAAAGTATTGGTTGCTCATGGTCGTGATGACTCTATGGTATCTATGGATGCGATAGAAGGTCTTAAGTCAGAGCTAGATGCGGCGAACGTTGATTACACTATTGATGTTTATGATGGTGCTAAGCATGGCTTTACCAATCCAAATGCGGATGAGCGCGCTGCTAAAAATGATGTTGATCTTGGTTATAACGAAACGGCGGCCAAACAGAGCTGGGACAATATGCTGGAGTTTATGAAAGACAATTTGGCATAA